Proteins co-encoded in one Quercus robur chromosome 8, dhQueRobu3.1, whole genome shotgun sequence genomic window:
- the LOC126694581 gene encoding 3-ketoacyl-CoA synthase 20-like, with amino-acid sequence PVAGEGLTNNLTTLGPLVLPFSEQILFLVNFIGRKIFKMKIKQYVPDFKLAFEHFCIHAGGRAVLDELEKSLELSEWHMEPSRMTLYRFGNTSSSSLWYELAYTEAKGRIKKGDRAWQIAFGSGFKCNSVVWRALRTINSADEKHNPWIDEIDSFPVHVPEVAPIDC; translated from the coding sequence CCAGTAGCTGGAGAAGGTCTTACAAACAACTTAACAACATTAGGGCCATTAGTCCTGCCCTTTTCTGAACAAATCCTATTTTTGGTGAATTTCATTGGGAGaaagatttttaaaatgaaGATAAAACAATATGTTCCAGACTTTAAGTTGGCTTTTGAGCACTTTTGTATACACGCAGGAGGGAGGGCAGTGTTGGATGAGTTAGAGAAGAGTCTTGAACTTAGTGAGTGGCATATGGAACCATCAAGGATGACTCTTTATAGGTTTGGAAACACTTCTAGCAGTTCCTTATGGTATGAATTGGCTTATACTGAGGCCAAGGGGAGAATCAAGAAAGGCGATCGAGCATGGCAAATTGCATTTGGGTCAGGGTTCAAGTGTAATAGTGTTGTGTGGCGAGCATTGCGAACCATTAATTCAGCAGATGAGAAGCATAATCCTTGGATAGATGAGATTGATAGCTTCCCTGTTCATGTGCCTGAAGTGGCACCAATTGATTGTTAG